A region of the Pseudoroseomonas cervicalis genome:
CCAATGCCGAGCGCGCCGGCGTCGCCGCCTATACCGAATTCCGCCAGGCGACGATCAGCGAGATCGCACCGCCCGGCGGGAGGCCGGGGCTGGTCATCGTCAACCCGCCCTATGGCACGCGCCTCGGCGACAAGGGGGCGCTGCTGCCGCTGTATCGCGCGCTGGGGCAGGTGCTGCTGGCGCGCTTTGGCGGCTGGCGCGTCGGCCTCGTCACCAGCGAGGCGCATCTGGCGCGGGCCACCGGCCTGCCCTTCCTGCCGCCCGGCCCGCCGGTGCCGCATGGCGGGCTCAGGGTGACGCTGTACCGCACCGATCCGCTGGGCTGAGGCTGGCTCAGCCCTCCAGCAGCGGGGGCAGGGGGGTGTCGTCCTTGAGCGCGATGCCGGTCTGGCCGAGGCGCCGCGCCTCGGTCATCAGCCAGGCCAGCTTGGCGGCGGCGGCGGCGTGGCTGAGGCCGCCGGCGCCATGGATGTTGGAGATGCAGTTGCGCTCCGAATCCCGCCGGCCCGGGCGGGGCGCGTGGGTCAGGTAGACGCCCAGGCTGTCGGCCACCGACAGGCCGGGGCGCTCGCCCACCAGCATGGCGAGTTGCGTGGCGCCGAGGCCGGCGCCGATCTCGTCGCCCAGCGCCACGCGGGCCTGATGCGCGATGACCAGCGGGCCGACGCGCCAGCCCGGCAGGCGGGCCAGCACCGCCCCCAGCAAAGGCGCCGCGTGGCGCTGCAGGGCGGTGGCGGAGAGGCCATCGGCCAGGACAAAGACCACATCCCATTCGCCGCGCGGCAGGCTGGCCGCATCCTCGGGAAGCAGGCGGCGGCCGAGATCGGGGCGGCGCAGATAGGTGGCGCGGTCCGGCGCCTGGCTGTGCAGCGAGAGGGTGGGGTGATCGCCCAGCCCGGCCTGCGCCAGGGCGCCGCGCAGGGCGGCCTCGTCCAGCGCGGCGTGCACGGCGTCGCGCGCCTCGGCATGGGCCCGCTGGAAGTCCAGCACGGCGCGCAGGGAGGGCGCATCGCCGGCGCGGCCCAGGCCGATGCGGGCGGGGGTCGCCGCGCGCAGCCTGGCCCAGGGGTCGGTCGCCGGGTCGGTCGCCGGGTCGGGGGCGGGGGGCCGGGCCATGGCGCTCAGCCGGCGCGGTGGAAGCGCAGCATGCGGCTGCGGTGGCTGGTCAATGCCACCGTATCGCCGGCGAAGGCCAGGCCGAAGCGCAAAGGCCAGGGCCCGTCCGGCAGCTGCGTGACATAGCGGCCGCTGCCCAGCGGGCGCAATGTCGCCTGTCGCCGCGCCGGGCCGATGCCGCGGCTGAGCGTGTCGCCCTCGATTCGGAAGGCAGCATCCCCGGCGTTGCCGCGCCATTCGCCCTGGATGCTGTCCAGCCCTGCATCCTGCGCGACGTCGACGCGGTGGAAGCGGCGCGCGACATGGCCGAATTCGCCCTCGATGCCATCCGCTGTCGCGCGCAGCCGCATCGGCAGATGGGCGGAAAGCGTCACGGCGCTGCCATCGCCCGCCGCATGCAGCGTGTCGCCGGCGCCAAGGAACAGCGCGGTCTGGCCGGTGATCTCCAGCCAGTGCGGCCCTTCCTGCTCGGCATAGAGACCGGCGGGCAGGGCAGAGGCCAGGGGCGGCAGCGCCGCGCCGAGCAGGGCCGCCATGGTGGCGAGCGCCATGGCGTGGCTCGCCGCATCCTCGCGGTTGGCGACC
Encoded here:
- the eutC gene encoding ethanolamine ammonia-lyase subunit EutC; protein product: MARPPAPDPATDPATDPWARLRAATPARIGLGRAGDAPSLRAVLDFQRAHAEARDAVHAALDEAALRGALAQAGLGDHPTLSLHSQAPDRATYLRRPDLGRRLLPEDAASLPRGEWDVVFVLADGLSATALQRHAAPLLGAVLARLPGWRVGPLVIAHQARVALGDEIGAGLGATQLAMLVGERPGLSVADSLGVYLTHAPRPGRRDSERNCISNIHGAGGLSHAAAAAKLAWLMTEARRLGQTGIALKDDTPLPPLLEG